The following proteins come from a genomic window of Microbacterium sulfonylureivorans:
- a CDS encoding Rv3235 family protein, giving the protein MAMTPAGSARAYRAPGGSVELSEFFAPQRTPSTALPEPEPFLRNITRGVLEVLAGVREVDQLARWLTEEPYRKLVTRSNLAARARSARGMPAKRPVHTILSVHHSSPVDGVVESVVIVQGPARTRAVALRLEGMDGRWRATSLALL; this is encoded by the coding sequence ATGGCAATGACGCCCGCGGGCTCTGCCCGCGCATATCGCGCGCCCGGCGGCAGCGTCGAACTCTCGGAGTTCTTCGCACCGCAGCGGACGCCCTCCACCGCGCTCCCCGAGCCCGAGCCGTTCCTGCGCAACATCACGCGCGGCGTGCTCGAAGTGCTCGCCGGAGTGCGCGAAGTCGACCAGCTCGCACGCTGGCTCACCGAAGAGCCGTACCGCAAGCTCGTCACGAGATCCAACCTCGCGGCACGTGCGCGCAGCGCCCGCGGCATGCCGGCGAAGCGTCCCGTGCACACGATCCTCTCGGTGCACCACTCCTCGCCCGTCGACGGGGTCGTCGAGTCCGTCGTCATCGTCCAGGGCCCCGCCCGCACGCGCGCTGTCGCCCTTCGGCTCGAGGGCATGGACGGGCGCTGGCGCGCGACATCCCTCGCCCTGCTCTGA
- a CDS encoding helix-turn-helix domain-containing protein, translated as MPEIPTSDVRLLAPAQVGEVLGVSVDEVMALVLEGRLRGLRVGSPARWRVDEASVAAYLDDQSEEARRTALWRQAQNASFPELWGTGSVRHPD; from the coding sequence ATGCCCGAGATCCCGACTTCGGACGTGCGCCTGCTCGCCCCCGCCCAGGTGGGCGAGGTGCTCGGCGTGTCCGTCGACGAGGTGATGGCGCTCGTTCTCGAGGGGCGGCTCCGTGGCCTCCGAGTCGGCTCTCCCGCGCGGTGGCGCGTCGACGAGGCGAGCGTCGCGGCGTATCTCGACGACCAGTCCGAAGAGGCTCGCCGCACGGCTCTCTGGCGTCAGGCGCAGAACGCGAGCTTCCCCGAGCTGTGGGGAACAGGCTCGGTTCGCCACCCCGACTGA
- the rsgA gene encoding ribosome small subunit-dependent GTPase A yields the protein MSWLDDLDDDDEPEFDEADIRVRPNPKANRPRTKRRPAHSDARIARVLGVDRGRYTVLVDEDGADEHTILAVRARELRKMPIVTGDRARVVGDTSGDDGTLSRIIGIEDRTSLLRRSADDTDQVERVIVANADQMLVVVAAADPEPRARLVDRYLVAALDAGIRPLLVVTKTDLADPTEFLAHFEGLDLQVFTGGLGSADDPTSDMPIDRIGEALVGHSTVFVGHSGVGKSTLVNALVPDARRATGHVNVVTGRGRHTSSSTVSLRYVGPAGNGWVIDTPGVRSFGLGHVDTSNILRAFTDLAELAEECPRGCTHLPDAPDCAIVEAVEEGRLGPGGAARLDSLQRLLETFAKRDAGPQRDGA from the coding sequence GTGAGCTGGCTCGACGACCTCGACGACGACGACGAACCCGAGTTCGATGAGGCCGACATCCGTGTCCGGCCCAACCCGAAGGCGAACCGGCCCCGCACGAAGCGGCGGCCCGCGCACTCCGACGCGCGGATCGCGCGTGTCCTGGGGGTCGACCGCGGCCGCTACACCGTCCTCGTCGACGAGGACGGTGCCGACGAGCACACGATCCTCGCCGTGCGCGCCCGCGAGCTGCGCAAGATGCCGATCGTCACGGGCGACCGCGCGCGCGTCGTCGGCGACACGTCGGGCGACGACGGCACGCTCTCGCGCATCATCGGGATCGAGGACCGCACGTCACTGCTCCGCCGCAGCGCCGACGACACCGACCAGGTGGAGCGGGTCATCGTGGCGAACGCCGATCAGATGCTCGTCGTGGTGGCTGCCGCCGACCCCGAGCCGCGCGCGCGGCTGGTCGACCGCTACCTCGTCGCGGCGCTGGATGCCGGCATCCGGCCCCTTCTCGTCGTGACCAAGACCGACCTCGCCGACCCGACCGAGTTCCTCGCGCACTTCGAGGGCCTCGACCTGCAGGTGTTCACGGGTGGGCTCGGCTCGGCCGACGACCCCACGAGCGATATGCCGATCGACCGCATCGGCGAAGCGCTGGTCGGGCACTCCACCGTGTTCGTCGGCCACTCCGGCGTCGGCAAGTCCACCCTCGTGAACGCACTGGTGCCGGACGCCCGGCGGGCTACCGGCCACGTCAACGTCGTGACCGGGCGCGGGCGCCACACGTCGAGCTCGACGGTCTCGCTTCGCTACGTCGGGCCCGCGGGCAACGGGTGGGTCATCGACACCCCCGGTGTGCGGTCGTTCGGTCTCGGGCACGTCGACACCTCGAACATCCTGCGCGCGTTCACCGATCTGGCGGAGCTCGCCGAGGAGTGCCCGCGCGGCTGCACGCACCTGCCCGATGCCCCCGACTGCGCGATCGTCGAGGCCGTCGAGGAGGGCAGGCTCGGACCGGGCGGTGCGGCGCGGCTCGACTCGCTCCAGCGCCTGCTCGAGACGTTCGCCAAACGCGACGCCGGTCCGCAGCGCGACGGCGCCTAG
- a CDS encoding SAF domain-containing protein, translating to MTAVESVRTPRRAFWGDARFLLGILLIVASVAGVWFVVTASRQTVPAYAAARTIVPGETVTSDDVRAVEVALGALGDAYLAPEQLADGLVATRTIAEGELVPSAALGDAAGARTTNVVVHSAVDVPASVDAGTVVEVWAAPLGKSGEYDKPRILVADATVVSVTRDDSMMGGGSAALELVIPRADVAATLAAMADESALSVVPTAGVGS from the coding sequence ATGACCGCCGTCGAGTCCGTTCGCACCCCTCGCCGAGCCTTCTGGGGCGACGCCCGATTCCTGCTCGGCATCCTGCTCATCGTCGCCTCCGTGGCGGGCGTGTGGTTCGTCGTGACGGCGTCGCGGCAGACCGTCCCCGCCTACGCCGCAGCGCGCACGATCGTGCCGGGCGAGACGGTGACCTCTGACGACGTCCGCGCGGTCGAAGTCGCCCTCGGTGCACTCGGCGACGCGTACCTGGCCCCCGAGCAGCTCGCCGACGGCCTCGTCGCCACGCGCACCATCGCCGAGGGCGAGCTCGTCCCCTCCGCCGCGCTCGGCGACGCCGCGGGCGCGCGGACGACCAACGTGGTGGTGCACAGCGCGGTCGACGTGCCGGCGTCGGTCGACGCGGGCACCGTCGTCGAGGTGTGGGCGGCACCCCTGGGCAAGTCCGGCGAGTACGACAAGCCGCGCATCCTCGTCGCCGACGCGACCGTCGTCTCGGTCACCCGCGACGACTCGATGATGGGCGGGGGAAGCGCGGCGCTCGAGCTCGTCATCCCCCGGGCGGACGTGGCCGCCACGCTGGCCGCGATGGCGGACGAATCCGCGCTGTCGGTGGTGCCGACCGCGGGCGTGGGCTCGTGA
- a CDS encoding WhiB family transcriptional regulator gives MDWRDKSACLTVDPELFFPVGNTGPAVDQIEKAKSVCARCTVTEVCLQYALETGQDSGVWGGLSEDERRALKRRAARARRAS, from the coding sequence ATGGACTGGCGCGATAAGTCCGCCTGCCTGACCGTCGACCCCGAGCTGTTCTTCCCCGTGGGGAACACCGGACCAGCCGTCGACCAGATCGAGAAGGCGAAGTCGGTCTGTGCACGGTGCACCGTGACCGAGGTCTGCCTCCAGTACGCCCTCGAGACCGGTCAGGACTCGGGCGTGTGGGGCGGCCTCTCCGAGGACGAGCGGCGCGCCCTGAAGCGCCGCGCCGCCCGCGCCCGCCGCGCCTCCTGA
- the bcp gene encoding thioredoxin-dependent thiol peroxidase, producing the protein MTTRLEPGSPAPDFTLVDQDDRPVSLSTLRGGSVILFFYPEAMTPGCTTEACDFRDSLAPLQAAGYTVLGISRDEPEKLRRFRERDGLTYDLLSDPDHAVHDAYGAWGEKLNYGKTVVGVLRSTFVIDPDGRVAHALYNVKATGHVARIRKLVGLDAS; encoded by the coding sequence GTGACCACGCGCCTCGAACCCGGCTCCCCCGCTCCCGACTTCACGCTCGTCGATCAGGACGACCGCCCGGTGTCGCTCTCGACCCTGCGCGGCGGCAGCGTCATCCTGTTCTTCTACCCGGAGGCGATGACGCCCGGATGCACCACCGAGGCGTGCGACTTCCGCGACAGCCTCGCCCCGCTGCAGGCCGCCGGCTACACCGTGCTCGGCATCTCGCGCGACGAGCCCGAGAAGCTGCGGCGGTTCCGCGAGCGCGACGGTCTGACCTACGACCTGCTGAGCGACCCCGACCACGCGGTGCACGACGCGTACGGCGCATGGGGCGAGAAGCTCAACTACGGCAAGACGGTGGTGGGAGTGCTCCGCTCCACGTTCGTCATCGACCCCGACGGACGCGTCGCGCACGCGCTGTACAACGTCAAGGCCACCGGGCACGTCGCGCGGATCCGCAAGCTCGTCGGGCTCGACGCCTCGTAG
- a CDS encoding sensor histidine kinase: protein MSTLSDLVYAQGRSSAEDVEWLHRLAGDGQLLADLAFADIVLWVPTSDDSFVAVAHTRPSGAATLFYRDIVGDRVRPQWRTQVRDAFQTSRIVDSASPDWFEETPTRVRAVPVVRSRGSEAALTIGVLTRHTNLGEARTPSRQQITFNDCADELFGMIATGHFPDMSAPTSPRRGAPRASDGLVRLDVDGITTFASPNALSAFNRLGFDDELEGESLVEVVTRILPSNRQFDESLPVVVTGRAPWRTDVEARGVTVSLRTIPLRDHGRRIGAIVLCRDVTEIRHQEQELITKDATIREIHHRVKNNLQTVASLLRIQARRSHSEEAREALTQAMRRVSAIAVVHDTLSEGLAQNVDFDEVFDRVLKLVAEVAAAPNTRARTHSTGRFGTLPSEYATPLALALTELVTNAVEHGLAGQEGDVEILAERNEENLEVRVRDTGSGLPEGQVGRGLGTQIVRTLIQGELGGTIDWHTIMGSGTEVTIEIPLRYIERARG, encoded by the coding sequence GTGTCCACCCTCAGCGACCTCGTCTACGCCCAGGGCCGTTCCAGCGCGGAGGATGTGGAGTGGCTCCACCGTCTCGCGGGCGACGGTCAGCTCCTCGCCGATCTGGCGTTCGCCGACATCGTGCTGTGGGTTCCGACATCCGATGACTCGTTCGTCGCCGTGGCGCACACGCGCCCGAGCGGCGCCGCCACCCTCTTCTACCGCGACATCGTGGGGGACCGCGTCCGCCCGCAGTGGCGCACGCAGGTGCGGGACGCCTTCCAGACCAGCCGCATCGTCGACTCCGCGTCGCCGGACTGGTTCGAGGAGACCCCGACCCGCGTGCGGGCCGTGCCTGTCGTGCGCTCGCGCGGGAGCGAGGCGGCCCTCACGATCGGCGTGCTGACCCGCCACACCAACCTCGGCGAGGCCCGTACGCCGTCACGGCAGCAGATCACCTTCAACGACTGCGCCGACGAGCTCTTCGGCATGATCGCGACCGGGCACTTCCCCGATATGTCGGCGCCCACCAGCCCGCGTCGAGGTGCGCCCCGAGCGTCGGATGGGCTCGTGCGACTCGATGTGGACGGCATCACCACCTTCGCGAGCCCCAACGCGCTCTCGGCCTTCAACCGACTCGGGTTCGACGACGAGCTCGAGGGCGAGTCGCTGGTCGAGGTCGTCACGCGCATCCTTCCGTCCAATCGCCAGTTCGACGAGTCGCTCCCGGTCGTCGTGACAGGTCGTGCGCCGTGGCGCACCGACGTCGAGGCGCGCGGAGTGACCGTGTCACTGCGGACGATCCCGCTGCGCGATCACGGCAGGCGCATCGGGGCGATCGTGCTCTGCCGCGACGTGACCGAGATCCGCCACCAGGAGCAGGAGCTCATCACCAAGGACGCGACGATCCGCGAGATCCATCACCGCGTCAAGAACAACCTTCAGACCGTTGCGTCGCTGCTTCGCATCCAGGCCCGCCGGTCGCACAGCGAGGAGGCGCGCGAGGCCCTGACGCAGGCCATGCGCCGTGTGTCGGCCATCGCGGTGGTGCACGACACCCTCTCGGAGGGCCTCGCGCAGAACGTGGACTTCGACGAGGTCTTCGACAGGGTGCTCAAGCTCGTCGCGGAGGTCGCCGCCGCCCCGAACACGCGGGCGCGCACCCACTCCACCGGACGCTTCGGCACGCTGCCGAGCGAGTACGCGACCCCTCTGGCGCTCGCGCTCACCGAACTGGTGACCAACGCCGTCGAACACGGGCTCGCCGGACAGGAGGGCGACGTCGAGATCCTCGCCGAGCGCAACGAGGAGAACCTCGAGGTGCGCGTGCGCGACACCGGCTCCGGCCTGCCCGAAGGTCAGGTCGGGCGCGGTCTCGGGACGCAGATCGTCCGCACCCTGATCCAGGGCGAGCTCGGCGGCACCATCGACTGGCACACCATCATGGGCAGCGGAACCGAGGTCACGATCGAGATCCCGTTGCGCTACATCGAGCGCGCCAGGGGCTGA
- a CDS encoding AAA family ATPase has protein sequence MKLLLAVADGAALADGLHREGQEIVAVVEASALAYAAHEMMPDADAQAVLRAVADADAVVLDVSRETVTTAVVALCDRAGTRIVPRCADIAAERLAGAFGLERSVPLDIETWRLADVLAAAPEPAAGAQPASRQEPRVIVVWGPGGSPGRSTVSIELAVELARGGRHVGLVDADTHAPSIALALGLADEGPGFAAACRQAGLGGLDARELSRVSAPLGRSGVDVLTGLNRPSRWPELSESRVAGALATCREWADYTVVDVAASLERDEEIMSDLDGPRRNAATLAALRAADLVVAVAGADPVGVSRFLRAHSELRATIGATRVAVLANRLRPGTLGIDARGQVRRTLDRFGGIDDVWFLPQDPRSADAALLAARPIAEVAPRSPITLALRRFVGDAIAAAPAPAGRGRRRARLVAQPVG, from the coding sequence GTGAAGCTTCTCCTCGCCGTCGCCGACGGTGCCGCACTGGCCGATGGCCTGCATCGCGAGGGGCAAGAGATCGTCGCCGTCGTGGAGGCCTCCGCCCTTGCGTACGCCGCGCACGAGATGATGCCCGACGCAGACGCGCAAGCCGTGCTGCGCGCGGTCGCGGATGCGGACGCGGTGGTGCTCGACGTCTCGCGCGAGACGGTGACGACGGCGGTCGTGGCGCTGTGCGACCGCGCCGGCACGCGCATCGTCCCGCGCTGCGCCGACATCGCGGCCGAGCGGCTCGCGGGCGCGTTCGGGCTCGAGCGCTCCGTGCCGCTCGACATCGAGACCTGGCGCCTCGCAGACGTGCTCGCCGCCGCTCCGGAGCCGGCAGCGGGCGCACAGCCCGCCTCGCGTCAGGAGCCGCGGGTGATCGTGGTCTGGGGCCCCGGCGGGTCGCCCGGCCGCTCGACGGTCTCCATCGAGCTCGCGGTCGAGCTTGCCCGCGGCGGACGCCATGTCGGGCTCGTCGACGCAGACACGCACGCCCCGTCGATCGCCCTCGCACTGGGCCTCGCCGACGAGGGGCCGGGCTTCGCCGCCGCATGTCGGCAGGCCGGCCTCGGCGGGCTGGATGCCCGCGAGCTGTCACGGGTGAGCGCTCCGCTGGGCCGCTCGGGGGTCGACGTGCTGACGGGACTCAACCGGCCATCGCGCTGGCCCGAGCTCAGCGAGTCCCGCGTCGCCGGCGCACTCGCGACGTGCCGCGAGTGGGCCGATTACACCGTCGTCGACGTGGCCGCGTCCCTCGAGCGCGACGAGGAGATCATGAGCGACCTCGACGGCCCGCGACGCAACGCCGCGACGCTCGCCGCGCTGCGCGCCGCCGACCTCGTGGTCGCCGTCGCCGGTGCCGACCCGGTCGGCGTCTCGCGGTTCCTCCGCGCGCACTCCGAGCTGCGAGCCACGATCGGCGCCACGCGCGTCGCGGTGCTCGCGAACCGGCTCCGACCCGGCACGCTCGGCATCGACGCACGAGGGCAGGTGCGGCGCACGCTCGATCGCTTCGGAGGCATCGACGACGTCTGGTTCCTCCCGCAGGACCCCCGCTCGGCCGACGCGGCCCTTCTCGCGGCGCGGCCGATCGCCGAAGTGGCGCCGAGGTCGCCGATCACCCTCGCCCTGCGCCGGTTCGTCGGCGATGCCATCGCTGCGGCACCCGCCCCCGCCGGGCGAGGCCGGCGCCGCGCGCGCCTCGTCGCACAGCCGGTCGGCTGA
- a CDS encoding pyridoxal phosphate-dependent aminotransferase, producing the protein MSPLRPLDQSSKLKDVLYEIRGQALVEADRLEDEGHTILKLNTGNPAVFGFEAPFQIVRDMLEAVPHAHGYSDSRGIMSARRAVVYRYEQDPTFPPFGPDDVYLGNGVSELITMVMQALLDEGDEVLIPAPDYPLWTAMTSLGGGTPVHYLADEQNGWQPDLDDIRAKVTPRTKAIVVINPNNPTGAVYSREVLEGIAEIARENSLLVLSDEIYDRILFDDAVHIPMASVAPDLLVLTFNGLSKTYRVAGYRSGWLVITGPKSHASGFLEGITLLASTRLCPNVPAQHAVQAALSGVQSIDALIASTGRLHEQRDAAWEGLEAIPGVTCVRPEGALYAFPRLDPDVYEIRDDAKLVYDFLVAEHVLLVQGTGFNWPTPDHLRIVTLPEARVLSEAIERLGNFLSSYKQ; encoded by the coding sequence ATGAGTCCGCTTCGCCCGCTCGACCAGTCCAGCAAGCTCAAGGATGTGCTCTACGAGATCCGCGGGCAGGCCCTGGTCGAGGCCGACCGGCTCGAGGACGAGGGTCACACGATCCTCAAGCTCAACACGGGCAACCCTGCCGTGTTCGGGTTCGAGGCGCCGTTCCAGATCGTGCGCGACATGCTCGAGGCCGTTCCGCACGCGCACGGCTACAGCGACAGCCGCGGCATCATGTCGGCGCGGCGCGCAGTCGTGTACCGCTACGAGCAGGATCCGACCTTCCCGCCCTTCGGTCCCGACGACGTGTACCTCGGCAACGGCGTGTCCGAGCTCATCACGATGGTCATGCAGGCGCTGCTCGACGAGGGCGACGAGGTGCTGATCCCTGCGCCGGACTATCCGCTGTGGACGGCGATGACGAGCCTCGGCGGGGGAACGCCGGTGCACTACCTCGCCGACGAGCAGAACGGCTGGCAGCCCGACCTCGACGACATCCGGGCGAAGGTCACGCCGCGCACCAAGGCGATCGTCGTCATCAACCCGAACAACCCGACCGGCGCGGTGTACTCGCGCGAGGTGCTCGAGGGCATCGCCGAGATCGCACGCGAGAACTCGCTCCTCGTCCTGTCGGACGAGATCTACGACCGCATCCTGTTCGACGACGCCGTCCACATCCCGATGGCGTCGGTCGCCCCCGACCTGCTCGTGCTCACCTTCAACGGCCTGTCCAAGACGTACCGGGTCGCCGGCTACCGCTCCGGCTGGCTCGTCATCACAGGGCCCAAGTCGCACGCCTCGGGATTCCTCGAGGGCATCACGCTGCTCGCGTCCACGCGCCTGTGCCCCAACGTCCCGGCACAGCACGCCGTGCAGGCGGCGCTGTCGGGGGTGCAGTCGATCGATGCGCTCATCGCCTCCACCGGGCGCCTCCACGAGCAGCGCGATGCCGCATGGGAGGGCCTCGAGGCCATCCCCGGCGTCACGTGCGTCCGCCCCGAGGGGGCGCTGTACGCCTTCCCGCGCCTCGATCCCGACGTGTACGAGATCCGCGACGACGCGAAGCTCGTGTACGACTTCCTCGTCGCCGAGCACGTGCTGCTCGTCCAGGGGACGGGATTCAACTGGCCGACACCCGACCACCTGCGGATCGTCACGCTCCCCGAGGCGCGTGTGCTGTCCGAGGCCATCGAGCGGCTCGGCAACTTCCTCTCCTCGTACAAGCAGTGA
- a CDS encoding histidine kinase codes for MRTNTFGRVAAVLVGLEGLGLVALAIWQVVALASGDTASIESALALVVLTVVGAAAVLAFAVAIWHGRSWGRSGGIVAQLLILAVALGAATGAYAEPLSALVLAVPAVVVLVLLVLAVREAGRHARDEASA; via the coding sequence ATGCGAACAAACACGTTCGGTCGCGTCGCGGCCGTCCTGGTCGGCCTCGAGGGCCTCGGACTCGTCGCGCTCGCGATCTGGCAGGTCGTGGCGCTGGCCTCCGGCGACACGGCGTCGATCGAGAGCGCGCTCGCGCTCGTCGTCCTCACGGTCGTCGGCGCTGCGGCGGTGCTCGCCTTCGCGGTGGCGATCTGGCACGGACGCTCGTGGGGTCGCTCCGGCGGGATCGTCGCGCAGCTGCTGATCCTCGCCGTGGCGCTCGGGGCGGCGACGGGCGCCTACGCCGAGCCGCTCAGCGCGCTCGTGCTCGCTGTGCCCGCCGTCGTCGTGCTGGTGCTTCTCGTGCTCGCCGTGCGCGAGGCGGGTCGCCACGCGCGGGACGAGGCATCCGCCTGA